The DNA segment TCTCCATAGTCAGCATTTTTAGAGATATTTTTCGTAGATAATCTGGCTGCAATATAAGATGAATTTGAGTTAAATTCAGAAATGCATACAACATGTTAAAATGACTTGAAACGTAACTGCACATTAATACAAACAGGAATAATGTCAACCAGGTGGAAAACAATTGCATTATTCAAACAAATAGAAGCAGGTTTGCACTGCATACCTGACTTATAGCAGCAGTATAGATTTTTTCCTCAAACCTCAATGCAATTTTCTTGAGCTCCTGAACTCCTTCTTCTCCAGTGACAGGAAGATGCCTCATTAAGGTCTCGGTTCTATACAGTCATATCAACAAAAAATCAGCTTAACGGGTTGATAAGAGCACAATCTAGATAAGACGTTTTTTAACGATGAAAATGTTTTGACATTACGCCCTGCGGTGAAAGCCTAAGACCTGTTTTCTCGTGACAATATTAGTTAGTATTATTATCCAATTAACTTGCGCTGCTATTTGTCATTTCGACATATGTAAGCCACAAAGAGTTAAAGTAGTTTTTCCACTCGGACTAGATCCTTGAGTGATTACCAGAATTGGAAATATCTAGGTCATCAACTTCCAATTAATCCACCCAAAAATAGGATTACTCAGTTCGCTTAGAGAAGTGTGATTTCATTAAAGGAAAGCCGAAAAACAGGTGTCCATTAAACTTGTCAAACTTCTGCCTAAATGGTTATTCTCAGAAGCTGATAAACACAAAGGAAACCTGAAGCCGAAATCCAAAATCCTtgacaaaagaaaaaaagtacaagttgcagaaaagaaaaagaaaattacatCTTGTTGACAATGCTTTGACGAAAATCAGGTAGAAGTTGAGTCCGCCAATCAGCGGCGTCCATAGCTCCGGCTGCAGCTCCAGCTCGGGCGGTCCCTTCACTCCCAAAATATGCATTTCATTTCAAATGCCTCTTCGTTAGACAGCTAAATCTGACACTTCTTTAAGCAGATAAAAGTTTTTTTTCCCCTCGGAGCATAAAAACGATCAAGGTAGGTACAGAAATCGGACAGCAACTGAGAATTTTCAGTGGTGAGAAAGGAACATTGACGAGAGAGGGGAGATTGAACACTTTCCTCTACACTTTGTAGCCAAAGAGAGCAGGCTTTTCCAACATCATAACTAAGTAATCATGTCAGACAAATGATTTGTTAATGTGAAATACAGCACAGGAACTTTCATTCCTCACCTGGGTCATGGGCATTCTGACCACTACTTGCAGCATTGCTCAAATTGGTCATAGGATTATGAGATTTTGTCTCCATAGTCAGTATCTTTAGAGATATTTTTTGTAGATAATCTGGCTGCAACATTAGATAAATTAgagttaaaattcaaaaatgcaTACAACATGTCAATGACTTGAAAcggaggcggatccagaatttgaagTTTATGTGTTCCTACCGTAATTTCAAactaatatacaataataactagGTTCACGATTAGATATTTATAAATAGTTAATGGATTTCGTAATAGAAATACAGCGTCTATGCAAACGTTACTGGTTCCCGGTATTGGGAACCCAGTAACAGCACTCTAGATCCGCCCCTGACTTGAAATGTAAATGCACATTAATACAAGCAAGAATAACATCAACCAGGTGGAAAACAATTGCACTATTCAAACAAATAGAAGCAAGTTTAGATTGCATACTTGACTTGTAGCAGCGGTATAGATCTTTTCCTCAAACCCAACTGCAATTTTCTTGAGCTCCTGAACTCCTTCTTCCCTAGTGACAGAAAGCTGCCTCTTTAAGGTCTCGGTTCTACACAGCCATATCAGCAAGAATTCAGCTTAACAGGTTCATGAGAGCATAATCTATATAAATGCCTTTTAAAGATGAGATATAATTGAGATTACACCCTGCTTCGAAAGCCAAAAACCTGTTTTCCCTTAACAATATCAGTTTAACGGGGGCAGATGTAGTCATGTAGAGTGTAATATATAGGTTCGACTGAACCCAGTAGGTTTGACGCAAACTATACATGTGCTAGGAAATCCACAAATTTGAACAAAATTTCGAACCCAATTTTTAGCACTTGAAGTAGCAGTCTGTCCTAGAATTTTGAACCCATAAGTTCAAATAAAAAATCCACCTATATTCAGCTATCATCCAATTAATAAATTGATGCAACCTGTCATTTTTGACATATCTTTTTAGATAAGGAATTGTTGACATATCTAAGGCAAAATATAAGCCACTATATAGTTAAACCGAAGGGTGCGGCTTAGTGATCAATGAAGTAGAAGGAGCACCATGAGTTTTCAGGTTCAAATCCCAGCGGAAGTTAAAAGACAATAGGTCATTTATTCTCATCTCCGTAAGCCTTGGTACTTGTGCCATTGGGAGGTAGTAGCTATCCGAGGTAATAGTCTAAGCTGGCTCATACACCACCGTCAGAAAAAAAGTAGGTTTTTCACTTGAACTAATTCCTTGAATgattaccaacaacaacaacaaacccaattGATTCCAACAAATGGGGTCTGATGAGGATAGGGTGTACGCATACCTCACCCCTACCCTGGGAGGAAGGAGAGGCTATTTCAGTTGGACCCTTGGCTAAAGAAAGAAGCAGCGGCATTGAGTGATCACCAATACTGGAAAATTCTATGGCATACATTTCCAATTCACCTGGACAAGTGAGTTTTCACAAAATGGAAAGCAGAACAAAAACAAGTCCCCAAGTTGACTTGTCAAAACTTCTGCCTAAACGATCATTTTCAGAAACAGATAAACACAAAGGAACACTATAAGTCGGAATCCAAAATCAttgataaaaagaaaaacaaggaaaaatagaaaaggaaagggAAATTACATGTTGTTGACAATCCTTTGGCGAGAATCGGGTAGAAGTTGAGTGCGCCAATCAGCAGAGTCCATAGCTCAATTCTGATCTAAGCGATTATTTCTTCCAATCGAAAATCAGTTTTACTGCTTATgatcaaagaaaaagaacaaaacgatGTCGCGAGATATTCCGGGAGAAAATAGAATCAGAGATAGATTACAACGTTTCCTCAGGAAAATAGGAACCAATTGCGTAAGTGCATTATTTTACTACTAAGAGGCCGTTTGGATCGGCTTAAAAAGgtgatttttttagaaaaagccaaaaacaataaGTCGGGTTCCCTTATGGTTTTAGCTTGTTGTAAGTAGTTTTTAgcttattttaaataatttatagCTTTGTCAAACATTGAAAAAGCTAAAAAGAACTTAAAAACTGATTTGACCAACTTAAAACTATTTGACAGACTTAAAGCCAATCCAAATACCCTCTGAATCTATCCCgatttatatgatttttttttgtttttaaagtcaaactttttaatttttatcatATATTTGAACATAGAATTTTAAACTTTTTTCGAAATAGAATTTATATATTTGAAAACTTAGTAATAGttaataattcaaaaatatttaaaaggcaCATGAAAAAATTACGgtagaaaaatacgtatttgactCTGTGAATTCAAGTActatcacataaattggaacggagagaGTTTAATTAAAAAGTAAATATATGTGTAGAATGGGTCGAAACTTATGATTTAAGGAAAATCTTTATCCATCATATCACGACTTTTAAAAGTTTATTCAATTTATGTGAATTGAAAGTATTTGAAGTACAAGGATTAGAATAACTCTTAATTTTTTTATGTGAATACATGCATAAAAAAATCCATGTGTTTGGTATTGCAACTTATACATAAAATTCCATGTATTGATATGTGTTGGGGTTTTTAAGCATTAATGaggcttaaaagagggtgaatgggaaatgtagaaaaatgaaaatttttaaatgaaattttaagtttttcCCCTTAGCAAAGGGACATTGTCTCATATTgaaagaggaagaggttttttatgggtatataagcaattgctcttcttctagctcttaaagagttgagaagaaggcaagcctcgcgtcgtcgtcgtcgctcggctcggcttcggatttggtcaattgattgattaattttttggaccaaatttatttgttaatagtaaaatattaacagaaatgttattaaataattattttaataacagaatattaatattaaaataaatattaatattaaatccaatccatttttctgttttggtaacagaaaattaactatcctcttcaattttccctctttattttccctttttattgttgagtaaatagccatttatgttatggcatttatgttgtggccgttttgcataaacaaccattctgaagagttgcacctcttcagatttcagcccaactttggctataaatacaagactattctgttcagaatttccatacgattttctgagtttctcctccttcttctgcatagtttaaacatcaaacaaagcaacagtaagtgtgatttgctacacAACTTTGTGTtgttgaaacactggggtttgaagtaccctacaccagtgtgtaattcgttctatcctgggatgaaataattcataacattgggtactaggaggggattaaattcctcaAGAAAACActatgaattcagtgggctcgaattgattttttgttatttcgtttacatttctgtttatgttcatttatattttccagaattattttacaagtacagtttactaacaagcttaaggaatttaatatattttttatttttgtactcattgtttctggagagtaaaacctttgtggttttgtactCTATTAAACTCTACGTGATTTTAACGGTTGTGTCATTCTTTTATagaaatgactaatgataatGTGAACTAAGTTGTTCCAATGGTGACTGTCAATGCCTCAACGAGCCAAACAACACCGGCAGCATTGGCACCAGCGGAGAAACCCGAAAAAATtttcgggattgatttcaagcgctggcgGCAAAaaatgttcttctacttgactactctAAGTCTCCAGAAGTTCACCAAGGAAGATGTTCATGTGTTGTCCGATGAAACTACAGAAACtgaacgctttctcgtgattgaggcgtggaagcattcagattttttgtgcaagaattatattctaagcGGGCTGGAGAATGCTTTGTATAATGTCTACAGTGGCGTGGAAACGTCAAAGGAACTGTGgactgcgcttgaaaagaaatacaaaactgaacaTGCCGGTTTGAAAAAGTTCGTTGCTGcaaagtttttggactacaaaatggtagatagcaagtctgttattgtcgcacctcctttttccgcccccgcgagggtacaaggagttttttccaattaaaggacagtcgaaacgggattggtttaattatttcagagtcgccacttgggagatttagggtgtcccaagtcaccaattttaatcccgcatcgaggaaaagaatgactctatattacagtctgcgtaccagaaatccggataaggaattctgttaacccgggagaaggtgttaggcattcccgagttccgtggttctagcacggtcactcaactgttatattcggcttatttatctgatttttaatacaattatgaaccatgtgcaaattttatcttttaccgctttattatcattattttttaggaatgtgaacatcgcttaaaacatatctttggactgtgtcacatgaaatgcacccacaatccgaaacatattttatttgatgttttaggatttagatttgggtcgcatgaaatgcgcatccgagtttaagaaggtaaaattaattaaatcgcgcctaaagagtctagcgcgtcattatctttggggaaggaagtgaaattcactaaacaatccatcccaaattctaagtaataattttttttaaataattaaataaataaatgagattggagaatcctgtaaatttgtattatttacatctatttatttttagcgaaatccttccttattttaagaatatcccttaatgactacctttttattattactaagtttatctataaatataaaatcaatatctacattcttgaaaataacatattaaatagaagagaaaaacaaatattaacagaaagtaataaaaattataatcataaatacaacatggaattgtcgaaaaataaaataaaaaaataaaataaaaaaattatcccatagttggattaaaattcaaattgttagtaagacttaagcttattgaaactaattatttacaaatactgaaaattgaaagaaagaaaaataaaaacttgattactaaaccatatttctaactttgttttaattcacatcatgtcctaacacttgttcgcaaactaattcatgttataaatgaaattgactacatgattctgattaacttatcgttgacgaaaaaccttatgaataaggaacttagttaatttttgccaaactgattcaataacgccatttttacgttatttcttctatttttttattaaacagttttaattaataatcaggcttaaatatatttcctaataatctggttaaggcgttatttaatatgtcgctataatatgcctagttatgccaatgacagtgatttacagaataataatacatgaataacctaaatacaatacaaaaaattaaattaaactaaattaaaaatttaacactccattcttcatttcagcttacaaaatgccaaaattacagttgtgtacctgatattgtcaatataagaagaagaaagtcagcaacgtaatacgtaacacagcaacagcaacaataaccagcaataaccagtcaacgaaaatcccagtgacagctttgaaaaattcaaaataaaatccaggaatgccgaaaataatggacagaaaccaaaggaaattttcagatttttgaaaggctagttaatcttcaacccttaatttctacacctgtataccagaatatttctcaggtgtgtactactttctcttctaattttcaacttttttttttctttgtatgtttttcttttcttaaatgttcagcccttttctctctcttattttcagatttgtttctctctcccgtttttttcctgtctgtgtatttctcttgtcctccctttttattctgatttcaagacttcttataacccctctcataaaatctttccattaattaaaatcaacccattttctctaccaaacccattatcttcccactcattcccattacattaaataacatatcacaccaccccatttcattttgtcccccatgctttatttaaaataatgcaagattcccctttaaattaaatcttgtcccccctttatattaaataatcatatcacaacccaccccatttcattttgtcccccatgcttcaaataaacaattacaaaatgtacaattcctaaactaccccttccgaccttactgaaattaccaaactacccctgaacgtattacaaatttaccaaactacccatcagctataacacatcaattaatcaaacttaaccaaaatatagacaatatgatcaatttctaacaatgttcaaacaacaatatgaacacggatgaacatcataacaacaatatcacatgaacatgattttaacaacatttcaacaacaaatcacatgaacacaaattgaacaaccaagaacaactaaaatttgattgaacaatattttagcaacaaacaatcctattttcggattcaacaacaacaacaaacaaagtatgaagatttctaaattcaatcatattgaacttaaaatcaactctaacaacattacaacaaacaattcttatattaaactttaaacaagattatgagaacaattcaagcaataatcataaatggtaaacaagaaatcaaactatacaaaattcggattcaagatcatccaaacaaagtatgaacatgaatgaatctattttaagacaacaaacatgacggattaaacgattaaaacaatatattcctttaatacaactaaattctttaaacaaataacaagatcgacgaagaaacaattatgaacttaaacttgaacttaacaatattaacaatttctaacaatacataaacacatgaaacaaattgaagaaatagttgattaaatttcaatttgaatctaacaaacatcaaactaacaaatacttacttaaacaataatacaaacatgaaataaacatgaaaacaactaattaaacttctattttgaaatctgaaaattaattttaacaaagcacatgaacatgaacaaactagaaaaataatttcaacgatgaacaacgaacaaaacaagaattgaattctttaacgattttggatccggaaaatatcaaacaaaaatatggacaaaaataaaactcaaaaacaactaaccggagatgaatcaacgacgaactttgattgtaaacaaatctgtccgagaacgaatctcgcaccaagataacttgacgtcgaagacgactacgaacggacgaccaaagaaggtggtcgtttggcatcgtttaaaacgaagaatggcagcccgccacaagcagaaggcagcagcagcaacactgctggagcagcagcacgaaacagtagcagcagcggtgtcggagaagatgcaacggcagccatgggagctcgagttcgagctcgatgaagctcgtccatggctggacgcggcgggcagcagttgtggtggtttgtttggacgacacagcagcaacatgaaggatgaaaaacgcagcagcagcagtgttggagaagaagaaaacgcaacagcaggaggagaagcaactacgggcaacaatggtggcgtagaagttgctcgacgaacttgaaaaacgcagccatggcagcgaggggatgtcgtgggggtgagagtggttgtgttgtgtgtgtgttgacgtgaggggggcaggggtgtgaggggggaaggtctgccatgggaggaagggatgtgagcttgaggaagaagaagaagataggaggggaggggggcggatggtttagatttttagggttttcttctcttatttttttttgttttgtttttgttttgtaaaaatgaaagacaaatggggtttgagtcttttgggttatggactgggtcgacccagttcgaaatggactgggtcgtagggaagattgggccaatttttgggcctgtggcttgaaattgaagaagaggcctaattccgactttctttatatttttgctttcttttcttcttttatttctctaaaactaaattataaaaatacttaaactattattaagaattaaattaagttataaaagcgcaaattaactcccaataacaattaacgcacaattaagtattaattaagcataaaattgtatatttggacattaaatgctaaaaatgcaaacgatgcttatttttgtaattttttaatttttgtaaaacaaatttaattactaacaactatagaattaaatcctacatgcaaaatgcgacatatttttgtattttttattaatttatcaaataaacacgcacagacaaatacaaataattattcaaaatatcacaaaatatcacaaaattgcacaccaaagaaaaatcattttatttttagattttttgggagtaattctcatatagggcaaaaatcacgtgcttacagttatTACCCAAGttcaggaattgcaagtgattattcacgatctccttgctgaaggtataaatcaaattaatactgatgttgaaagtagtaatctCAGTATTTTTACTATCAGAAATTTCATTAAAGGTTTTGTCATCAAtaaagcattccaagtagcaacgacgattgagaagttgcctcctttgtgGAAAGACTTCAAAAACTACCTGAAACACAAacgcaaggagatgtcccttaaaaatctcattgttcggttgagaatcgaagaggacaacaaagatgcagaaaagagagaccgtggaaactcaacaataatgggagcaaatattgttgaagagaacaaaaagagaaagaaggcttctggaccgaaatacaacccaagcaagaagcggttcagtggaaattGCTACAATTATGGAAAAGCCGGatacaaatctacggagtgtcgtgctccgaagaaagacaagaagaagggtcaagcaaacatggttgaaaagcatgatgatgttgatgacttgtgtgtcATGCTTTCCGAGTGCAACTTGGTGGGCAATCCtaaagagtggtggattgattctggagtcACTCGTCATGTTTGTGCTGTTAGAGAAGCTTTTGCTACTTATGCTcctgttggacccgatgagacgaTTTTTATGGGAAATGGTGCAAAGGCCAAGATTAaaggatgtgggaagatatttctcaaaatgacttccggcaaagtggtgactttgaacaacgtctttcatgttcccgagattcgAAAGAATTTAGTCTCTAttggacttcttgttaagaatggtTTTAAATGTGTATTTGTAtccgataaggttgtaataagtaagaacgagatgtttgtaggaaaaggttacttcatgatgactataaaatattcatatattatatactaaaaataaattattttaaataatatatatatatatgtcaattatctgtattttctaatagtattttgcaggaaataaaaatatcatgataaagcaaataaaggaataaaaaGAGAAGCACGAAGCATCATGGCAATAGAAGCACGACGCATCATGGCAAAAGAACCACGAGACATCGTGGCACCTTATGAGATTTGATGTCTATAAATAGGATGTTTGTGTTGAAAGGGGAGGGAGATAATACGTGCCTAATTAGCAACTTTTCTCTAGCTTTTGTCTTTACTTCTTTCTTTATCTCTTGCACTTTCCTcttgtagtttttgaattttctaaagagtGTTGATAGTATTTTAAGAATATCTTTCTTTGTGAGATTTAAAGACTCTataatggagtaatctcttttttgggatagttgatgaagctcgaGATCGTTATAATATGAATCTCAATTTTACTACATGCTTGACCTGAAACGTTCTAATTATATTTCAATATTGTGCTGgaatattagttttaattaattattatcacttctatctATTTATTCTCCAAAGTTACTTGTATGTCAATTTTGTAATTCTTACGAAGCAAAATTAATATATGATAACTATTGGGTAAAATAATAAAGTGAGAGTAATTCTTTTTAAGCTATCATTCCAAGTCTGTAATCTTGTTTACTTCCATTCTAATTCTCACGGAGGAGTTGTAGTTGacaagattattgatttttagtaAACATTAATCGCAAAAGGTTTTTGCTATCTTTTAGCACAATTCAGGCAAGAAAATTATTTCAGTTTTATCGTCACGAGTCATATATCAATTGATTTACATAACCTCGCGGAGtgttattaattgattatttcttagtgagcaaaatataattgtattagcaataaacagttattcctaagagaaatacatgtagaagataagattttattattatcacgctatcgagtgaattcaatgattcccaactctttttaaatataaatcttccgaaagttattttgtttcaacttaagcaatttaaattttcaacaaacaaaacttcatcaatctgattctctcaaatagtagtaagaatattataagtttgtagctagattctccaatctctgtgggacgatatcataaactatactagaatttgacaaaGTACGAGTAACAAAATCTTATTCGCATTGGCCTCGtcaaatttttggcgccgttgtcggggattGGCACAAGTCTACTTCAGACTAAATATTCTGTTACTAATTTGGGAACTTACTATTAGTATTATTATCTTTGCTATCAATATTTACTAAATATTACTACTATTACTTTTACTATTACAAGTACTAACATCTTATACAAGTGTTATTATCATTTATCCTTCTTATCATCATTATAGCATAGCAGTCACTATTATTAATACTGGTACTACTTATAACTATATTCTATATtagtattatattattattttccatCGTTAGTTACTGTTACTACTAACTGATTTCGTTTACCATTTTTTTCCATAACATCTATTGCTAATTAGTACTAATAGAATTACTATTATcatatactactactactattattattattattattattattattattattattattattattattattattattattaataataataataataataataataataataataataataataataataataataataacaacaacaactacaacaacaacattatCATACTACTATGTTTATTTGATCGCTTATTATTTTTGTCATCTTTGTTGTCCTTGTTATTCATcactttcttttaattattttcttctaagtactactactactaccactttAGGAGTTaagttcagttttttttttttttagaattttgagtaGTTTATGACCCGCTCTTCTATAAAAGAGTTGGTCAATTACGATCCTGAAATCGAAAGATTTCTTCGATTGCGCAGGAAAGGACAAGCATTATCTTCCCAAAGCATAGCTTGTGAAGGTATGGAGAATCAGGAAGTAGAAAATATCAACCCACGTGAAGTACCACTACCAGTACAAATAGAGGATCAATTTGATGAAGTGGCGCCAGGGCCAGCAAACAAAATCCTAAGGGATTATGCTAGACCTGACCGCTTCAACTGTGAATCTAGTGTCAGAAAACCTCCAGTGGCAtccaacaactttgaaatcagGACTGGCCTGATTCAAACAATTCAACAGTCTTGCATCTTCACTAGAGACGCAAGTGAAGATCCACACAATCATTTTATTGACtttttggaacttgttgaaataactaagtataatggagtacctcctgaagctatcaagTTAAGTCTATTTCCTTTATCTTTAAAAGGAGATGCCAAGACTTGATTGCGAAGTTTGCCACAAGGTTCCATTACCACATGGGATCAAATGACTAagaaatttttaaacaaatattttttccCTGCTAAAACCACAAAGTTAAGACAAGACATATCTAATTTCTTGCAGACTGACACAAAGTCAGCTTATCAAGCTTGGGAAAAGTTAAAAGCAATGTTAAGAAAATGTCCACACCACGATATTCCTGAACATATGCAATTGCATATTTTTTTATCACGGGCTAAAACCCTCTTCTAGAAATGTGATAGATGCAGCTGCAGGAGGTTCAGTAATGGGAAAAAAACAGAGGAAGCGTTGCAATTGTTGAATGAAATTTCTGAAAATGTCATCCAATGGCCATCTGAGCGTATAATTATCAAGAAGGCCGCTACAGTAAATCAGGTTGATGCTTTAAATACACTAACACAACAAATTATTTCTTTGGCACAAAAGTTTGAAACTTTTCAGGTGAATACACAACAACCAAGTCAATCTGAGGCTTGTGACATGTGTGGAGGAAATCATCAGAACCATGAATGTCAAGCAACCAATCACAATGATGAACATGTCAATGTCATCGGTTACAAGCAGTATTCTTTTGGAAGTCCAATGGCACAGAAACATTCAGGATTTTAATGGAGCAATCCAAATGGTGCAGA comes from the Nicotiana sylvestris chromosome 4, ASM39365v2, whole genome shotgun sequence genome and includes:
- the LOC104227178 gene encoding uncharacterized protein isoform X3, yielding MDSADWRTQLLPDSRQRIVNNITETLKRQLSVTREEGVQELKKIAVGFEEKIYTAATSQPDYLQKISLKILTMETKSHNPMTNLSNAASSGQNAHDPGTARAGAAAGAMDAADWRTQLLPDFRQSIVNKITETLMRHLPVTGEEGVQELKKIALRFEEKIYTAAISQPDYLRKISLKMLTMETDSQNPMTNSANAASSGQNAHDPGTAPAGAAAGDMDAVDWRTQLLPDSRQRIVNKITETLKRHLPVTGEEGVQELKKIALRFEEKIYTAAISQPDYLRKISLKMLTMETKSQHPTTNSINAASSGQNALGPGKGNYSRKHEEKERRLGR